A window of the Lolium perenne isolate Kyuss_39 chromosome 7, Kyuss_2.0, whole genome shotgun sequence genome harbors these coding sequences:
- the LOC139833935 gene encoding uncharacterized protein: MVSAKQTSASAALLYYHRRARVPPLRRRPSSPTMSDAGASPFAALWAQATNIQSVKALIPVTLDLKASNFTRWNTMVQIAVTTYTLADHLTTATPPADDDEWLRMDATVLCWLYGSVTPEITDMVMESPTTAYSIWQRIVALFRDNQQARAGYLGQKFRNIEQEGKSITAYCLEQKTVADALGDVGAPVADDALVWNVLKGLNLL, encoded by the coding sequence atggtatcagccaAACAAACCTCAGCTTCCGCCGCCCTCCTCTACTACCACCGCCGCGCTCGGGTTCCTCCCCtgcgccgccgcccctcctccccCACCATGTCCGACGCCGGCGCCTCTCCCTTCGCCGCTCTTTGGGCCCAGGCCACCAACATCCAGAGCGTCAAGGCGCTCATCCCCGTCACCCTCGACCTCAAGGCGTCAAACTTCACCCGCTGGAACACCATGGTGCAGATCGCCGTCACCACATACACCCTCGCCGACCACCTcaccacggccacgccgcccgccGATGACGACGAGTGGCTGCGCATGGACGCCACCGTTCTGTGTTGGCTCTACGGCTCCGTCACGCCCGAGATCACCGACATGGTGATGGAGAGCCCCACCACGGCCTACTCCATCTGGCAGCGCATCGTCGCCCTCTTCCGCGACAACCAGCAGGCCCGGGCTGGCTATCTCGGCCAGAAATTCCGCAACATCGAGCAGGAGGGTAAGTCTATCACGGCCTACTGCCTCGAGCAGAAAACCGTGGCCGACGCCCTCGGTGATGTCGGCGCCCCCGTCGCCGATGATGCCCTCGTCTGGAACGTCCTCAAGGGCCTCAATCTCCTATGA